The Castanea sativa cultivar Marrone di Chiusa Pesio chromosome 4, ASM4071231v1 sequence ctatttaaggggcttctcctgtttggatttcacattttttagttcaaaaatgcccttacagtcttatgtttaaatagagacaaaactaaaggacaatccggtaaaaactcattttttagttcaaagatgcccctacagttttatgtttaagtagagacaaaactaaaggacaatcctgtaaaaatgtaactccaactcccactaaaatattacctaaaaaataggacaactctcctattaattttaaattaatttattcacttataaattagatttttaaaataaaaatcatatatgtatataaaataattaaatacagttttttcctacaaaataagaccactaaaaaaaagataaaaatcatatatgtatataaaataattaaatacaattttttcctacaaaataagaccactaaaaaagaaaagtctcatcacacgcgcgaagcgcgtgtgatgagactagtataCCATTTACATTCCTAAAATCTAATCTTGAAATAAAAATGAACCCGTAAAAACGACATTGACGTAACTGTCGTGACACAAGAAACAATACAAAAGTCGACGTAAAATATggatccaaaaaacaaaaaaaaatcacgacTGTTTTCCACTCACACAAAAAGAGAGACACCATATGTCCATATCTAcagttgaaaattttaataattattccATTACTTCCCATTAcccatacataaaaaattaaaaaaagaaaaaagtacgGCATTTGCAAGTCCCCCGAAGAACCAAACGTCAACGTTTGCCGCGTTTTACACGTCCGGTTCCAGCTGctaataaccaaaaaaacaaaaaaccaaccCTTATTTATTAACGGCCTTTTTTTCCGCTCTATTTGTGTGGAACTaactcatcccaaaaaaaaaaaaaaaaaccatttctctctctctcctgcaACCGCTTTACTTGGATCTCATAACCTCTCACACTTTCTCAaatcttatctatttttttcttcttcttccattctCTCGGTATCGAGAGCTCGAGAGCGATCAATCACTCCTCCATAGCTCTCGATCCCGAGCTTAAAtaatatcatatcatgtaattgctgtttattttttttaaagtgttggaattggaattggaattttaaaaaaaaataataataatggagaATTTAGCGTCGCAATTGAAGCGAGGGATATCGCGGCAATTCTCGACGGGTTCGCTGAGGAAGACGCTGAGCCGGCAGTTCACGAGGCAGAGTTCGCTCGATCCGCGGCGGAACAACCAGCGGTTCAGCTTCGGGCGGCAGTCGTCGCTGGATCCGATACGGCGCcgtgggggaggaggaggaggagagagcGACAGCGGAGACGGGGAGAGCGTGGAGCTCGCCGTGCCGGAGAACTTGGACGCGACGATGCAGCTGCTGTTCATGGCGTGTAGAGGCGACGCGAAAGGAGTGGAGGATTTGTTGAACGAGGAAGGGATTGACGTGAATAGCATTGACTTGGATGGAAGGACTGCGTTGCATATTGCGGCGTGTGAAGGACATGTTGAGGTTGTTAAGCTCTTGCTCAGTAGGAAGGCCAATATTGATGCTCGTGATCGTTGGGGGAGTACGGTACTAACTACTCCCATTatcttttagtatttttttattaatttttttttctaaattgattattaattaattaattaattaattaattacgcGCGCACGCATGCACGCATTTAATGAGTCTTGAATTCACAACCTCGAATAGGTGTCATTTGAGGTAGAGCTCATTCATTTGCGGgttttttaaattacatttttaaattattttgtggaAACTAGGtttaaaaatttgtacttttggtaatttttcctttgaaatgtGGGTTTTAATGGTTTTTGAGCTAATTTTTATTAAGGAATTGTAGATGGAGTGAGCAAAAAGTGCATCTTTTTAAATTATAGGTTGGCACACCAAGTTTGTGCTAAACTATAGATGGGTAAAACAAAAGGGTGGGGGATTCAATGAGCATtttttgtatatgtatatgtttgaTAGAATTCTAAGTTTGGATTCTTCACAATTGGGTCAAGGAGCATGTATGTATTCAGGTTCTAAAGACTACTACATTTAACTTTTAATTGGTTTTTGTGTCTATGGTCTTCATGCTACTGCATATTGACCATcttattcacacacacacacacacatgctcAACATACATGTGTATGTTATTCTGAGTTGCTTTCATCTTTTACTTTCCGCCTTTTGGCCATTCTATAGATTGAGGGAGCACTAAATTTTGCAGCGTTATGAAAGATGTAGTACAAATTAATGTCTTCTCTGCTGTCTTTTCTTTCAATTTGGCCTTTATATTAAGCGCTCTTTATCTGGACAGGCAGCTGCTGATGCTAAGTATTATGGAAATATGGacgtttacaatattttaaagGCCCGTGGAGCCAAAGCACCGGTACAATatgaatgttttatttatttactttttatgttAGACTTTATGCCTGTTAGAGATTTATAAATTAGTATTCTGCATACTTTTAGAAAACCAGGAAGACACCAATGGCTGTTGCGAATCCTCGAGAAGTTCCAGAGTATGAGCTTAATCCACTAGAGCTTCAAATTCGGAAGGGTGATAAAATTTCAAAGGCATGGTCCTGTTCCCTTAACTATCAGTAGATTGGTGATGTTTTGGAAACTCACATGTAGTTCTCTTTAATCAGCACTGATTTGTATGGGAGGCATAATGATGCATATaggctgctttttttttttttcttttttttttttctgttttttgagTGAGGGCGGGGGGCTCTTTCgaaaattttttcaaggaaTAATTTGTTCTTGGTGCATTGCTCTATATCATGCACGACCCTTTGCAtcattttttgtaaattttgtaaGTGGTTAACAAGCTGCTAATTTGTCATATGTTGAGATATCTATTGAgaaatcatatttattttaacttgtGCAGCATGTTCCATATGTTAGAAATGATTTCTCTTGTTAGTCCTAGAAAGTGATGGTCATTGTTTGCTTTAATCATGTAGTATACAACTTGTCCATGATAACCTGGAATCTTTAGGAGATATATACCTGTTCTTCCTTGAGAGTGTATCTGGTTATTACTTGTAAGGCCACTATGCCAATGATGGTGCGTGAACCTAATAGCTTGATGTATGCTGCAATGCTAAATTGTCAGAAAAATCTTGCTTGTATAGGTGATTTAATTCTCTCCTTTTCAGAGTCATATTGTGTTATGATATAATGTTTGCTTGCTTCTTCAATATTATCCTTACTTCTACTGTTCATGGATagaaaattctttaaaaaatttgcagGGAGAATGCTTTGTATCTTGATAAATCTCTGGATGTTTCTTCAATCCCTTCTTTTCTTAAATGTTCTGTTTGTGATAATTATTCTCTCCCTTCAATATTATGTTAAAATTGAGATAATGATGCCGCCtgaaatatttttatggatAACTTTGTTCATTTATCTCTTTGCAGGGAACATATCAAGTGGCTAAATGGAATGGTACAAAGGTATCCGTTAAGATACTTGACAAGGACAGCTATTCTGACCCTGAGAGCATGTATGCTTTCATCCAATTTTGAGTGCTTTCCTCCTATAAGTAGGATTAGTCCTTAAAGTAGCTTATTCAAGTATTCTTTAAATCCTAATATAAACTATTAAGACTCAACTTCACTTCTGTTCCGTTCTAAACTATATAGGATCTCACTTTATGGCTAGCATAATTacattattcatttttgttCTGACAAGCACCTCTGTGTTGCACCCTGATTCTTGTCTAGATTTTCATGTACAttgcaaaattattttgcattttgGGAAGTAGGAAGGTCTAATAGAGGTTTAAGTTGCAAAGGATCAAAGGCAGGTCAAAGTTTATATGGGTAGAAGTGATTACAAATGATATGGTCACCAAAGATGTAACCAAGTGGATGACTTTAGATAGAGTTGAGTGGCAAAATAGAATTCAGGTAGTGGAACACAATTAGTCAGAGGACTCATATAACTGATGTCaatcatttaaaagaaaagcttAGTTGACTTCACATGTCACAAAGGATGGGCTAATGCTGCTTTTGTGTGTAAATCTGATTTCTGATAGTGATGAGAAATTTTTGTTCTCTTGCTTCTTCAGATTACTAGGGTGCCTTGATGATGTACATAAGTAGATTACTTGCTCATGTTGTGCATGGATGTGGGATACTCCTGGAATAGGGGAActaaaatttttgacattttatttttgcatttaaaCCAATCAAATACTGGTTTTGATTTACAATTATTCCCTTGTTTGTATGGATTTCTAAAGAAGAAAATCTGGGGAAGATTTTGAAAGCCAAACCGTGAATGCATATATCCTTCAATCAATGGAAGTGGTAAGGCAAATTCTTAGGATCTTTGGTGCTATGGAAGCTGATGAACTACATATCTATGTGGATTTTTTAATGACTAAGTGTTGGTGATCTTGTCTTCCCCAAGGAATTTCCAAGGGACagtaaaagaaattatttacttcttgttcttcttcccCCCCTCCCCAAATGAATATGAACTTGCTTTGGGGCCAAAAAATCTGAAGAAGGGGAAGAGAATAAAGCCTTCAGTTACTTTCTGGACATACAACCACTTGTTTTTTTGTATCATCTAGGCATCTAAAAAAATGCTATCATGACACATATTTTTCCTTTAGGAGTCAGTTAAGGACTTGACTTACTGTTTATTTTCCCTTATATTCTTTTCTGGCGTTGTTTGAGTCATTCTCTGGAAGTTGGCAGTATTGTCATCTTTTTGGTTGCTAggccttttattaataattcaGTACCAACTGATAGAAAGCTTTAGATTAGTTACTCTCCTGATCTAACTGATTGTCACATTCTTCACCTTGAAGTGACTGAACATGTACTACAAGTCTCTATACGCAGCACACTCTTTATTTTTGTCTTGAGTACATTAGCTATCCAGTGTCATGGCACACAGACTGTTTTCATCTTATTTGTCAAAGTATGCAACTTTGTTCAGTCAAACCATTCCAAATAACATTACTTATattgtttatacttttttttgttaaagtttaTTTATGGTTAATTAATAGAGTTTGGTTCGGCAGGATTATTAgatttcttggtttttttttattaggtagTTGTAGGACATTATTTTGACatccttctttttcttgcttttaaCAGAAGTGCTTTCAAACATGAGCTTACATTGTTAGAAAAGGTCCGGCATCCTAATGTGGTTCAGTTTGTTGGAGCTGTTACCCAAAACATACCCATGATGATTGTTTCAGAGTATCATTCAAAAGTAAGCAagtatctctctctttctctctcttccccacCCTCCTAGGGTGAGGATGGGGAATATGCATGTGTTTCTGTGTAAAGATTATATTTTGGTAGCATATGAGCACACTAACTAGAGTGGAGAAgggtagagtagagtagagaaGGGGGAAACTTGAATAGTCTCTTCCTTGCTAAGTGGATGCCTATCTAATACATTCAACTCTTATCGTTGCCATGTTCGACAACTACTTTCTGTTTTGAATTGTAAGCCTTCTTATTTGGAGGTTGTGATATTTTATTGTTGCATTTTAATTGTCATGTTGCActagttttctatttttcagtTGTGGCCTACTATAGGTTTAACTcccttttttcctctctctcactctctcctgATCAAATCACAGATTTTGAATCCATAACATTCATTCCATAGCAGTTGCAGATAATTCCTTGTCCCGGACACCTGTGGATTACTGTGAAAATGAAAATCTTTTGGGAGGAGTTTTTACTTGGGCTAATTAATTTTTCTCTACCCAGAATAGATTTAGcctacttttaaaaaattctgaGGAATGCTGCATTGATTCGTTAGAAATTTTcacttctttctttctatttttttgtgtgtctcTTTGAATTGAAATACTTTAATCAAAATTTGACATTGCTTATAATGGTGGTGATTTTCAGGGTGACTTGGCATGTTACCTTCTAAAGAAACGGCGTCTGTCTCCATCCAAAGTTTTAAGATTTGCTCTTGATATTGCTAGGCATGTCCATCTTGCTGTAATCATATTCTAAAGGCTTTGTGGATGTTATCTTATGAATAGAAAAGTGACCCCTGTTTCTTACATATATCATACACATACTAATTTTCTAAGGATGCCTTTTGCTTTTAATTGGCACATATCTATGAAATTTCTCAAACTGTTTATAGTTAATATTTTTGACATAAGTTTCCAGCTTATTCATGTTCTTGGTCAAATTTGTCTTATCAGGGGCATGAATTATCTGCATGAATGTAAACCAGAGCCAATCATCCACTGTGACTTAAAGCCAAAGTAAGGCAACCAAATGCAAAAGTTGATTTGATGGGTATTGCAATTGTAAACTGAAATTGAGTTTTTCTTGTTGGGATATActttaatatgaaaaattttggtaaGGTGCCAGAAATATTTTGCTGGATATTGGGGGTCAGTTGAAGGTTGCTGGATTTGGATTGCTCAGATTGTCAAAAATGTCACCAGACAAAGCAAAACTAGTGCAGCCAGGGGCTGACCGATCAAGTAAGTTCTTGCATACACCATATCATTCTTGCATACACCATATCATGAAACTCCTGCATTTGATTTTTAGTATACTTTATTGGACAGAACATAATGTGGACTCTAGataaaattatcttttcttttgacaGTATGAATATTAGAGTGTAATCTTTTTACGGATTCAAAATCCATTTGGTTTCTTAGACTCTGTATTTTGAACATCTTGCTGGCCCAGTGTAGGATATACACTCCTTGAGCTAATTTAGAAAGATGAAAGCAGAATTTGAACTAAGAGAGGTGTCTTGATTTAGTCAAGTATTTGAACAAACCAAGATGGTTTGTAAAGTcctttttgatttctttaaaaGAGTTGGAATTGTTACCATTTGCTGCTCAGGAGTTCTTTGTCATGAAAAACTATTTCttctatgtttttgtttgtttttttttattggataagtAACAATGTTCTATGGATGTTCTTATGGATATTGCATGTTCTTGCTAAATTGAATAGAATCacagtttaacacttgtagcCAAAATGCCAACTGTGAACAATTATGCTTATCCAATCTAGTGACCCAAGACTACAATGTTGGTAAATGCGCCGGGTGCACTTAAGCACAAAGGCCTCTTGGAGCCTAGGCACAAAGCGTAGTACCTGATTAAATTGAAGAgcgcatttttgaaaaataatgtaataaatttgaaattaattattaGTGGGCAATATAACAATCAAGTTATCAAATAAtcttataaaattgaaatataatatttaaatgattctcttgtgctttacacaatatatacaaatatgTTATTTGATAGCCATAATCAAAATCAAGACGTGGATTTCATGGTTATATACAATATACCCAAAAGAAAAGGGCAAAAGAGTACTAGAATGATAAATAATGATTTctatgcccaaaaaaaaaaaagaaaaagaaaaaaagaaatgcgTTGCAATCCTAAAAGAATATAATCATCATCCTCATTAAGCATAGGACCATTATCATTAGCATCATTAGATTTGTAATGCTCATTATCTTCCTCATATACTTCATCTAAATTAACAGCCTCTCTCTTATGAGGAGTGTTGTGAACTAAAACTTGAAATTGTTGCCCTCCCTAGTGACTTCATTCCTACTTGAGTCGCCTTTGATTGGGATGAGCCATATGTGAAGTGTGTTCCCCGAATGCATTTTACTGTCTAGAATTTGTAAAGATGTGGAGGGATGGGCTTAGGTGAATGATATGATACCATAAAATTGACTTGTGTATGACAAATCCATGGTGTATATCAACAACACCAAGACCTTATAGCTACATTGCATCtggttaattttttaaaaataaataatattattctcACACTGTACTTCCATTTTGGATTCCAACATTCTATtagtttctctctttgtttggtTGTAATTGTTTTAGATACTTTGTGTTCACCATCGTGAACATAGGagttcttgtttctttttgctattatttcttattacttatcaaaaaataataataataataatgataataataaagctCCAATAAGGCGCACTTTAGGTGAGCTTTTGCAAATGTGCTTGTGCATAAACAGTTAAACACACTTTACCAACAGTGCAAGACAGGCAATTTGTTATTAATAGAATCTACCCAACCTGGAATATTAAGTATATCccttctttaaatttttgttattctttCAATTCCATTGATGAAAATGCTATTTGGTTTTAATGTATGCACTAATTGATGAGTAATTGGTTGTAGATATTAGTTGTTAATATATACTTGATTTACAATACTAAACATTAATTACTTGAGAAAGTCTGGGATTAGCTGCTATGGGCtcaattaattatttgcttAATTGGTTCAGACTTATATATGGCACCTGAGGTTTACAAAGATGAGATATTTGACAGAAGTGTGGATGCCTATTCTTTTGGTCTCATTTTGTATGAGGTACTTTTCTTTTCACAAACTTGCTTACTTGCTAAAATGCATAATAGGTTGTCATGTTTAAATACTTAAATCCATAGAAGTATTTGAGATAATTTTCACTTTCTCAGTTTCTTATATCTTCATACCAGGTatgttttgctttttctttaaCCCATTTTCTAGCTGTGAATGACTTCACTTGTAATATCTTTGTAAGTTTACATATTTGATTCTGTTTTGGGAAATTTAATTGGTTTGGCATGCATCTGCCTCTACAACAtgaaggttttattttttatttttttcctccctaTTGTTGAACGTGTCAGTAGGATATTTGTCTCATAGTTTTATGTTGGTGGCTACTCATTATTAACCACCtgttttttctacttttttttttatgggctAGATGATTGAGGGTACACAACTTCTCTGTCCCGGGTCTCCAGAAGAAGCTGCAAAAGCTTTGTGTTTAGAAGGAAAGAGACCACCGTTCAAGATCAAAGCAAAAAGTTATCCTCCAGATCTAAAAGAGTAAGTTTGATTGTCTAGATAACTCACCAAATTTGCAATATGTCAAGATGTTTAACTTTCTTCACTGAGATGCCCCTTCCTTATAATTCTGCATTTGAGAATCGATTTTCTTTTGCAAGTTTGATGAAATTTGTTAACCCATTAATAGGGTCTTTTAAAATTGGGGCAATTCTTGAACATTCAGTAAGCTTTTAAGGTTTTTGTTGGCAATGCTTTGTTATTGGGATTTAAACTGCGTACACAGTTGCTTGAAAATCAGAGATTTTGGGATGTTGGATTGGGTCTTTGCCTATGACCTATCTTGGTATGCCTTTGGGGGCATCCTACAAGTCCCTTACTGTTTGGAATCCTATGTTGGAGAATTTTGAGCGTAAGTTAGTCGGTTGGAAGAAGatgtatttgtcaaaaggtgGAAGACTAACGTTGCTTAAAAGCACTTTATCTAGTCTCCCCACTTATTATCTCTTTTTACCATCCCTACGCGTGTGACCAATAAAATTGAGcggttgcaaagggatttcttgTGGGGAGACTCTAAGTTTCATTTGGTGGGATGGGACAAGGTGTGTGCACCTTTGAAAAATGGTGGGTTAGGAGTAAGgaaattaactacttttaataaagctttactagggaagtggttatggcggtttgggattgaggagacaaggctttggagaagggtTATAGCCCTCAAGTTTGGGGAAGAATGGGGAGGATGGAAGTCCAAGCTAGGTAAAGGGTTGCATGGGTGTggcttgtggagaagtatcTGCATGGGATGGGAGGATTTTAGCAAGAATACTCGCTTTGAGGTAGGGGTGGGGGATAGAGTGAAGCTTTGGACTAATCAATGGTGTGGAGAGCCTCCACTTCAATTGTCTTTTCCGAGTGTGGATGAGATTGCATCCAATAAAGAGGCATCGGTGGCCTCTTCTCTTGAACGGTTGGGGATTGAGGAGCGGAGAAGCTGGAATGTTCATTTTAATCGGAGACCAAATGATTGGGAAATGGGTTGGGTGGATGATTTTCTCCGTACCTTGGGCTCTAATCTTCCTCCTACTGAGAATGGAGATTGTATGCAATGGAGGCTGACAAAGAATGGGACTTTGATATTCGTTCGTTTTACAATAAGTTGAGAAGCCTCTTGCCCATTATTTTCCCTTGGACAGGTGTTTAGAAGGTTAAGGCTTCTCGGCGTGTTTCCTTTTTTGTGTGGACTGCTGTATGGGATAGGATCTTTTACAGAGGATAATTTGAGGGGTAGAGGGTTGGATTTTGTCGATTGGTGTATCATGTGTCGCAGTAATGGGGAGACGGCGGATCATTTGTTACTACATTGTGGAAAAGCTTCTCGACTGTAGAGTTTGGTGTTTAGATCCTTTcggttttcttgggtcttgcTTGGATCGGTTGCAGATACGCGATTCAGTTGGTGGAATTAGCCTGGAAAGCATTTGTCTAGCATTTGAAATTTAGCTCCtttatgcttgatgtggtgtctcTGGAGGGAGCGCAATAGGAGGACGTTCGAGGACATGGAAAGTTCGGATGACCAGCTATTGACCTCTTTTAGTGGCactctgtttgattggtctagggcttggggactcacttCTAGTGATTTTCTCCCTATGTTCCTTAGCTCCCTCTCCTGTGTACttagtttcttttcctttcctttttttttttctttctattccctttgtatttttctctttgccttatgtttttctgcataaggtagtgttcttgaatatacatctttattacctatcaaaaaaaatggATGAGAGAAGAAGGGTTTATGGAGTTAGTAAGATCATTGGGTGCTTGGCAATTCATGGATATTCTCTGTCACTCCCATTCATGGAGTTCTATTTGATATCCTTCTTGTCACTAAGAAGATTTCTTCTAATTTGACTTCTTCAATTTAACGAGTTCAAAATATGTGTTGGAATTTCAGTGCAAGTCATGCTTTCAACTTATATATGCATCAAATTATGAAAACTTGCAGagctttcattttctttcagtataaaatttttatgaatgtGATGAATAATCTTTGAGAACCTCATatggtatttattttttcttgttaaatTTGAGATGGAGCTCTGCCTTTTGATACGTAATTTTACATATGCAGGTTGGTTGAGGAATGCTGGGATCAAAAAGCAGTTGTTAGGCCAACTTTTTCTGAGATCATTGTACGGTTGGACAAAATAGTAGCAAATGGGTCAAAACAAGGATGGTGGAAAGATACTTTTAAGCTTCCTTGGTATGTTTCTCCTTCCAATTATCtctaataattaatttgttgtatttttttgcCATAATTAATCCATATCAAGAATCTTGAAATATTTGATAACCATTGTTGAGCTTACAGGCAGAATTAGCCTTCCACAGTTATTGAAAAGCAAATAAATCTTGCACATGCTTAATGAATATCCAAGGCTCCTGGATGTGGGTCAATttgttgtaaaacttttttgttttttctctccctttcgTGACACATTGAATTTGAGATGCAGTATAATAGAACCGGTGTGGAATGTATAATATTCCAATAAATACGTTCTCCCAGAAGGAGGAGCTAGGGGTCAAAAATAGGGTTTTGCATTTCAAATTCTAGGATTGGTACTTTAGAATCAAGCTTGTTTGCAATACTTATAGGGGCATTAGAGTTGAAGAATGAAGTGAGGAAGTCgtatttttggattttgtttatACGCAGATGCAGTATATATTTAAACAAACCCAAGTGAGGGTATCTAGTCATTCGCCTGATAAATTGGGCCACTTGTACAAATTACTCAATGACAAATTTCACTACTGAAAGTTAAAACAGGCTCTTCAAGATAAGCTTAACAGATTTTCAGGTgaacataaatattataaaatgtgtgaaaacacaagcaaagcaaagcaaaggaGCCCATTGAATATTCATTCACATGATACACAGGTGACAGTACAATGAAGTACGACAAATGAGATGGTATCTGTTAACTTATTCAGTCTCATATCTATTCCTAAAGTTACCA is a genomic window containing:
- the LOC142631290 gene encoding integrin-linked protein kinase 1-like isoform X2 — its product is MENLASQLKRGISRQFSTGSLRKTLSRQFTRQSSLDPRRNNQRFSFGRQSSLDPIRRRGGGGGGESDSGDGESVELAVPENLDATMQLLFMACRGDAKGVEDLLNEEGIDVNSIDLDGRTALHIAACEGHVEVVKLLLSRKANIDARDRWGSTAAADAKYYGNMDVYNILKARGAKAPKTRKTPMAVANPREVPEYELNPLELQIRKGDKISKGTYQVAKWNGTKVSVKILDKDSYSDPESISAFKHELTLLEKVRHPNVVQFVGAVTQNIPMMIVSEYHSKGDLACYLLKKRRLSPSKVLRFALDIARGMNYLHECKPEPIIHCDLKPKNILLDIGGQLKVAGFGLLRLSKMSPDKAKLVQPGADRSNLYMAPEVYKDEIFDRSVDAYSFGLILYEMIEGTQLLCPGSPEEAAKALCLEGKRPPFKIKAKSYPPDLKELVEECWDQKAVVRPTFSEIIVRLDKIVANGSKQGWWKDTFKLPWI
- the LOC142631290 gene encoding integrin-linked protein kinase 1-like isoform X1, with protein sequence MENLASQLKRGISRQFSTGSLRKTLSRQFTRQSSLDPRRNNQRFSFGRQSSLDPIRRRGGGGGGESDSGDGESVELAVPENLDATMQLLFMACRGDAKGVEDLLNEEGIDVNSIDLDGRTALHIAACEGHVEVVKLLLSRKANIDARDRWGSTAAADAKYYGNMDVYNILKARGAKAPKTRKTPMAVANPREVPEYELNPLELQIRKGDKISKGTYQVAKWNGTKVSVKILDKDSYSDPESISAFKHELTLLEKVRHPNVVQFVGAVTQNIPMMIVSEYHSKGDLACYLLKKRRLSPSKVLRFALDIARGMNYLHECKPEPIIHCDLKPKNILLDIGGQLKVAGFGLLRLSKMSPDKAKLVQPGADRSNLYMAPEVYKDEIFDRSVDAYSFGLILYEMIEGTQLLCPGSPEEAAKALCLEGKRPPFKIKAKSYPPDLKELVEECWDQKAVVRPTFSEIIVRLDKIVANGSKQGWWKDTFKLPWYVSPSNYL